The Apium graveolens cultivar Ventura chromosome 11, ASM990537v1, whole genome shotgun sequence genome has a window encoding:
- the LOC141696987 gene encoding uncharacterized protein LOC141696987, with translation MAAKQSAFTLFSSSSDGKPQSKQQLGGLGLSFLDTPPNNPLPPPPPPPCLELVPSNLPSSVNLTLEPLNLDGLTLLKGRVSTQQVFALSNSDLVPGKYEGGLKLWEGSLDLVKTLRSEDEANPFSITGKRVLELGCGHGLPGIFACLKGAAAVHFQDFNAEVLQCLTIPNVNANILNSEAEIRYFAGDWGEVHQLLSHSNTDENSSSELDGCGGYDIILMAETVYSISALPNLYQLIKKCMSHPGGVVYMAAKKHYFGVGGGSRRFLSVVEKDGFLKASLVAEVADGSSNVREVWKLEIK, from the exons ATGGCGGCAAAGCAATCAGCCTTTACtctcttctcttcttcttctgaTGGAAAACCCCAATCCAAACAGCAATTAGGAGGACTGGGTTTATCTTTTCTTGATACCCCACCTAATAATCCTCTTCcccctcctcctcctcctccttgtCTTGAACTTGTTCCCTCTAAT CTTCCTTCCTCTGTAAATCTCACTCTGGAGCCCCTCAACTTGGATGGTCTCACTTTACTCAAG GGCCGGGTTAGTACGCAACAGGTTTTCGCCCTTTCTAATTCTGATTTAGTTCCAGGCAAATATGAAG GAGGTTTGAAGCTATGGGAAGGTTCACTAGATTTGGTAAAAACTCTTCGTTCAGAAGATGAAGCTAATCCATTTTCAATCACTGGAAAGAGAGTATTAGAG CTTGGTTGTGGTCATGGACTACCTGGAATCTTTGCTTGCCTCAAG GGTGCTGCTGCGGTTCATTTCCAGGATTTTAATGCTGAAGTCCTGCAATGTCTTACCATCCCCAACGTAAATGCTAATATTTTAAATTCCGAGGCAGAAATTCGTTACTTTGCTGGTGACTGGGGCGAAGTGCATCAACTGCTCAGCCATTCAAATACTGACGAGAACAGTAGCTCTGAGCTGGATGGATGTGGTGGATATGATATTATTTTGATGGCAGAGACAGTATACTCAATTTCTGCTCTCCCGAACCTCTATCAACTTATAAAAAAG TGCATGAGTCATCCTGGAGGAGTTGTGTATATGGCTGCAAAAAAGCATTATTTTGGAGTAGGAGGGGGATCAAGGCGGTTCCTATCTGTGGTGGAGAAAGACG GCTTTCTAAAAGCTAGTCTGGTTGCCGAGGTTGCTGATGGCTCTTCTAATGTTCGTGAGGTATGGAAGCTTGAAATTAAGTAG